From a region of the Panicum virgatum strain AP13 chromosome 2K, P.virgatum_v5, whole genome shotgun sequence genome:
- the LOC120686995 gene encoding TORTIFOLIA1-like protein 2 yields the protein MMKSSAVTSKGKTVFELKHRLVQAVNKIADRDTYQIGLDELEKMADTLTPDMIGPFLSCVIDTDAEQKSAVRKECIKVIGTLARLHGNLLAPHMAKMVSSVVKRLKDTDSVVRDACVDTCGTLAMCTRSYGDGGSALVALVRPLFESLGEQNRYVQAGAALCLAKVIDESNYFPGPVLPQMLVRVVKLLKNPHFMAKPAAIELIRSIIQAEGASTEQALSSALTSIMDALKSSDWNTRKAASLALSSIAVSSGYLVASFRTSCLRSLERSKFDKVKPVRDAIIHAIQLWKAIPGSHTPEPSEAGSSTKENFFGDHHDARGIHDGGSRDTSFRRTDLGPSVSVISGSSINSAKRRSPLSINKTALNNAAKVHHLKSGDWRVEVSVPKQNMMPLVDIDEKSCSKVCFLKDAKRNAHEIVDEDSKFDYDTEDDKQECSSVSEVASRSCETKHVTTTQECIEDCESTQVAERCPRGRESKSIDSTVTDVTAHGTHSCCLNAMNELALIRKQLQEMERKQTNLFDMLQEFMSNSVKNMSVLNLKVHNLENAVDKTVYTITQSESRYHLPGSKFFKNQSISSSPRLSTSTSRSSVGANYKPPPISHLKHEKKWMHDLPSKGSNMCTKEGAEFPKDNSRSRFRKPGLVSSESNLGRYGPSSARSQASMVKGTLPVSFTSSCEQPEMQNALCASNQPGEFQGTGDIEPAYMEALNCGDYDDLIDLMDRTGPVLEKLSCETANELLRVITGQFLNKKFFDLALPWLQQLADLSTIYKPSQPFASVRAQKEFLSALEEAATSGSTEPAIRIAIAQLAFKLTKAFEVGPCRKISARVCRGNEGIMATAM from the exons ATGATGAAGTCCAGTGCGGTTACTTCGAAGGGCAAGACCGTATTTGAGCTGAAGCACAGGCTGGTCCAAGCTGTTAACAAGATTGCTGACAGAGACACTTACCAGATTGGATTAGATGAGCTCGAGAAGATGGCGGATACCCTGACCCCTGATATGATCGGCCCCTTCTTATCATGTGTGATTGACACTGATGCTGAGCAGAAGAGTGCAGTCCGGAAGGAGTGCATCAAGGTGATTGGGACACTAGCACGCTTGCATGGGAACCTACTGGCACCACACATGGCGAAAATGGTTTCCAGTGTAGTTAAGCGCCTGAAAGACACTGACTCAGTTGTTAGAGATGCATGTGTTGACACTTGTGGTACCCTTGCAATGTGCACTAGAAGTTATGGGGATGGTGGTTCAGCATTGGTGGCATTGGTGCGCCCCCTGTTTGAATCATTGGGTGAACAGAATAGATATGTTCAGGCTGGGGCAGCATTGTGTTTGGCGAAGGTTATAGATGAGAGCAATTACTTCCCTGGACCTGTTCTCCCGCAGATGCTTGTCCGTGTTGTTAAGCTGCTCAAGAATCCTCATTTCATGGCAAAGCCTGCTGCAATTGAATTGATAAGAAGCATTATTCAG GCTGAAGGCGCTTCTACGGAGCAGGCATTATCATCAGCTCTAACAAGTATTATGGATGCACTGAAGAGTAGTGACTGGAATACAAGGAAGGCTGCCTCTCTAGCTCTTTCAAGTATTGCTGTCAGTTCTGGGTATTTAGTTGCCTCTTTCAGAACTTCCTGCCTTCGCTCCCTTGAGCGTAGTAAATTTGATAAG GTAAAACCAGTACGAGATGCCATTATACATGCAATTCAGTTGTGGAAAGCTATTCCAGGGTCTCATACTCCTGAACCATCGGAAGCTGGATCGTCAACAAAAG AGAACTTCTTTGGTGACCATCATGATGCCAGAGGTATACATGATGGTGGATCAAGAGATACTTCTTTTAGGAGAACAGATCTTGGGCCTTCTGTATCTGTTATCAGTGGCAGTTCTATCAATTCAGCAAAGCGGAGATCTCCTTTGTCCATCAACAAAACAGCCCTAAACAATGCTGCAAAAGTGCACCACTTGAAGTCTGGTGACTGGCGTGTTGAGGTGTCCGTTCCGAAGCAGAATATGATGCCATTGGTTGATATTGATGAGAAGAGTTGCAGTAAAGTCTGCTTCCTAAAAGATGCAAAGAGAAATGCACATGAAATTGTTGATGAAGACAGTAAGTTTGACTATGACACTGAGGATGATAAACAAGAATGTTCCTCTGTATCAGAAGTAGCCAGCAGGAGTTGTGAGACAAAGCATGTCACTACTACTCAGGAATGCATTGAAGATTGTGAATCCACACAGGTTGCTGAACGATGTCCTAGGGGTCGAGAGAGTAAGAGCATAGATTCAACAGTTACAGATGTTACTGCACATGGCACACATAGTTGTTGTCTGAATGCCATGAATGAATTGGCACTTATTAGGAAGCAACTTCAAGAGATGGAAAGGAAGCAAACAAATCTTTTTGACATGTTGCAG GAATTCATGTCCAACTCTGTGAAGAACATGTCAGTGCTAAATTTGAAGGTGCACAATTTGGAGAATGCTGTAGACAAAACTGTGTATACAATAACTCAGAGTGAAAGCCGGTATCATCTTCCTGGTTCCAAGTTTTTTAAGAACCAAAGCATTTCTTCTTCACCCAGGCTTTCTACTTCTACATCTAGATCATCTGTGGGTGCTAACTACAAGCCACCACCAATTTCACACTTGAAACATGAGAAGAAGTGGATGCATGATCTACCATCGAAGGGCTCAAACATGTGCACTAAAGAGGGAGCTGAATTTCCAAAGGATAATTCTCGCAGCAGATTTAGGAAGCCTGGGCTTGTGAGCTCAGAGAGTAACCTGGGAAGATACGGTCCAAGCTCAGCGAGAAGTCAAGCATCCATGGTTAAAGGGACTTTGCCAGTTTCATTTACCAGTTCCTGTGAGCAACCTGAAATGCAAAATGCATTGTGTGCCTCTAATCAGCCTGGTGAGTTTCAAGGTACTGGAGACATTGAGCCTGCATACATGGAAGCCCTAAACTGTGGTGATTATGATGATCTGATTGACCTAATGGATAGAACTGGACCAGTTCTTGAGAAGTTGTCCTGTGAGACAGCAAATGAACTTCTAAGGGTTATAACTGGCCAATTTCTTAATAAAAAGTTTTTTGACTTGGCGCTGCCTTGGCTGCAACAG TTAGCAGATTTAAGCACAATTTATAAGCCAAGTCAACCTTTTGCATCTGTGAGAGCACAAAAGGAGTTTCTTTCTGCATTGGAGGAAGCTGCAACAAGTGGTTCTACAGAACCAGCCATTAGGATTGCCATTGCACAGCTTGCATTTAAACTGACCAAAGCTTTTGAGGTTGGCCCGTGCAG GAAAATTTCAGCTAGAGTGTGCCGAGGAAATGAAGGTATCATGGCCACTGCGATGTGA
- the LOC120687027 gene encoding transcription termination factor MTERF2, chloroplastic-like gives MAAAAATLPLLHPPVPKPATLQLHALPPRTQLHPKTHRHPLPLIFLLPRRRRHGGPIAASSTATSSSTSASSSPAYDAREAEAAVAELLRESGASPADAAAIAARAPAYATMLADGVRELDELGLWASWSSGAGARVGRGGAVEMDMGRLGFRRKVYLMGRSRRDHGVVPLLESVGVRLSSAKLIAPYVAAAGLPVLIDRVKFLKEMLFSSSEYAAIIGRNAKRMMTQLSIPADDALQSTLSFFEKMEARYGGVGMLGHGDVSFPYLIESFPMLLLCSEDNHLKPLIDFLEYYGIPKPRIASVLLLFPPIILSDIENDIKPRIHEWEKAGIEQEYIGRMLLKYPWILSTGVIENYRRILSFFNRKKISGTVLGIAAKRWPHIIGCSTKRMNSILELFDDLGISKKMVVPVITSSPQLLLRKPNEFLQIVFFFREMGFDKETVGKILCRSPEIFASNMESTLKKKIDFLVDFGVSKHHLPRIIRKYPEILLLDINHTLLPRMNYLLEVGLSKKDVRSMIFRFSPLLGYSIEFVMKPKLEFLLRSMKKPLKAVVEYPRYFSYSLERKIKPRFWVLQSKNIDCSLTDMLAKNDELFAEEYLGTGGLLQKPLP, from the exons atggccgccgccgcggcaactCTCCCACTCCTCCATCCTCCAGTTCCCAAACCTGCAACCCTGCAACTGCACGCTCTCCCACCTCGCACCCAACTCCACCCCAAAACGCACCGTCACCCTCTACccctcatcttcctcctcccgcgccgccgccgccacggcggccccatcgccgcctcctccacggccacgtcctcgtccacatccgcctcctcctcacccGCCTACGACGCCCGCGAGGCGGAGGCCGCCGTCGCGGAGCTCCTCCGCGAGAGCGGCGCCTCcccggccgacgccgccgccatcgccgcgcgcgcgccggcctaCGCCACCATGCTCGCCGACGGCGTCCGCGAGCTGGACGAGCTCGGCCTCTGGGCGTCGTGGAGCTCCGGTGCCGGGGCCCGGGTGGGCCGCGGCGGGGCCGTCGAGATGGACATGGGGAGGCTCGGGTTCCGGAGGAAGGTGTACCTCATGGGACGGAGCAGGCGCGACCACGGCGTGGTGCCTCTCCTTGAGAGCGTCGGGGTGCGGCTCTCCTCCGCAAAGCTCATCGCGCCGTATGTTGCGGCCGCTGGCCTCCCTGTGCTGATTGATCGG gttaagtttttgaaggaAATGTTATTTTCAAGCAGTGAGTATGCAGCAATAATTGGAAGGAATGCTAAGCGCATGATGACACAATTATCAATACCAGCAGATGATGCACTTCAAAGTACTTTATCATTTTTTGAAAAA ATGGAGGCTAGGTATGGTGGTGTTGGCATGTTGGGACATGGAGATGTGTCATTTCCTTATCTCATCGAATCATTTCCCATGCTACTTCTCTGCTCTGAGGATAATCATCTAAAGCCATTAATTGATTTTCTTGAGTACTATGGAATTCCAAAACCAAGGATTGCATCAGTTCTGCTGTTATTTCCTCCTATCATTCTTTCTGACATTGAAAATGATATCAAGCCGAGGATTCATGAATGGGAGAAG GCTGGCATTGAACAAGAATATATTGGGAGGATGTTGCTGAAATATCCTTGGATCCTTTCAACAGGTGTGATAGAGAACTACAGGAGGATTCTTTCATTCTTCAACCGAAAAAAG ATTTCTGGTACAGTCCTTGGTATTGCTGCGAAACGTTGGCCTCATATTATTGGCTGCTCCACAAAAAGAATGAATTCAATTCTGGAGTTGTTTGATGATCTGGGCATCAGTAAGAAAATGGTTGTTCCAGTTATTACATCCAGTCCACAGTTGCTGCTGAGAAAACCTAACGAGTTTCTGCAG attgttttctttttcaggGAAATGGGTTTTGATAAGGAAACAGTGGGAAAGATTTTGTGTCGTTCTCCCGAAATATTTGCTTCAAACATGGAAAGCACCCTCAAGAAGAAAATTGACTTTCTTGTTGACTTTGGTGTTTCCAAACATCATCTTCCTCGCATCATAAGGAAGTATCCAGAGATTTTATTGCTGGACATAAATCATACTTTGCTTCCCAG AATGAACTACCTGTTGGAGGTGGGTTTGTCCAAGAAAGACGTGCGCTCAATGATCTTTAGATTTTCCCCACTTCTGGGTTACAGTATTGAGTTTGTTATGAAACCAAAGCTTGAGTTTCTGTTAAGGAGCATGAAGAAACCACTTAAAGCAGTTGTAGAATATCCTAGGTACTTCAGTTATTCACTGGAAAGGAAGATAAAGCCGCGTTTTTGGGTCTTACAGAGTAAAAACATAGACTGCAGTTTGACAGACATGCTTGCAAAGAACGATGAACTTTTTGCTGAAGAGTACTTGGGAACAGGAGGATTACTTCAGAAACCTCTACCTTGA